cagcccctgggaacTGCCAGGGAAGGactcagctcctgcccagccccagcaggatcCAAGGAAtgctggaatggtttggatgggAAGGCAACCTGGAGCTCAtctcacccctgccatggcagggacacctcccactgtcccagggtgtcccagccccagtgtccagcctggccttgggcactgccagggatccaggggcagccccagctgctctgggcaccctgtgccagggcctgcccaccctgccagggaacaattcccaattcccaatatcccatccatccctgccatctggcactgggagccattccctgtgtcctgtccctccatcccttgtccccagtccctctccagctctcctggagccccttcaggccctgcaaggggctctgagctctccctggagccttctcctccccaggtgagcacccccagctctcccagcctggctcagagcagaggggctccatgGCCTCTCTCCAGCCgctccaggtccctcctgtgccgtcccagggctggggccgCTCTGCAGTGGGGTCTCACCGGAGCGGGGCACGGGGGTCACTGCAGTGCTCCGGATCAAAccgcagctccctcagcccagcccggcccggtcCGTGAGGGCCCCGCTCCCCCCTCACGGTTCGCGCCATTCccgctccctcccctccctcaccGGTTTGCTCTCGGCGGGGGGCGCGGGCTGCGCCGGGGGCACAGCCTGCACGGGTCCGGCGGGCatggcggggccggggccgggggctccGCGCCGGGCGGGGCGGATCGAGGGCcgggcggggctggggccggagcggcggcggcggcggcaccgaCTGGGGCGAaatggcggcggcgggcgctCTGCCGCGCGTGCGCGCCGGAAGTGACGCGGCGCCGGCGGGAAGTGGGCGGGCACAGGGCGTGAGCCGGCTGTGGGATGTACCATTAGAGTCCGGCgaggggggagggagggcagcaaaGCACGAATGCACCACTGCGGCGCGAGGGGGCGCGGTTGTCATGGCGACAGGCTGGGACGCCGAGGCCTAGCACAGTCCCGGCCCCGCGGTTGCGGCTGATTGCTCCGGTCGGCCCGGTTCCCTCCGGTTCCCCAGCACTCCTGGAGGCCGCCGGGCCCAGGGGTTACTCCAGCAGCCTGTCCCGGTAGGGCGTTCCCTGCACGCCGGGCTCGGTGGCCCCGCTGTTCCCGGGCCCGGCCCGCACCATGGCGCACCTGCTGGGCCACCGCGGCTGCATGGAGAGCCTGCGGGCCGACCTGCGCGACCTGCAGGCCGCCATCGCCGACGTGTGCTCGCGGGCCGGCGCCGTGCGCTTCCCCTCGTGGAAATTCCCCGACAAGGTGTCCTGCGAGCTGGACATCGCCGTGCTGCTGCAGCGCTACCGGCACAGCGACAGCGAGCCCGAGTTCAGCCAGCACGCACAcgtggtgctgctggagctgctcattGACAGGTGAGAAGGGCAGCTGTGTGTCTGACCTGCCGAGTTATTGgtacagggcttgcaagggttgcaggatgaagagagagacgagaatgttgacctcatgttcagaaggcttgatttattattttatgatatatctTACATgaagactatactaaaaggaatagagagaaaagttctcagaatgCCGgcaagctaagaatagaaaaggaatcaataacaaagttctgtatccgggcagaaagcaagaacaaccctgccgtgagtggtcagtaaatccaaacattcaCAGAAGAccatccacagcagcagataaccattgtttacatttgttgctgaggccacagcttctcagaaaggggaaacatcctaaagaaaggatttttcacaaaagatgtctgtgacaagttATCCCAGTCCTGGAGGAGCTTTTGGGCgcctcagcacagggagaacTCAAAGGTGTTaattagagagcatccaaatGAGGGCTGAGGGTGAGAGCACCTGATGTGTTCAGCTGGAACAGAGAACACTGAGGTCAGAGCtcagtggggctgcagctcctccagggtACAGCTCTGATCTCTGTGACCAGAAATGGGATTCAAAgagtggctggagctgtgccagggagattaagctggatatcaggaaaaggttcttcccccagagggtgctcaGGCACTGAACAGGTTCCCCAGGGAATAATCAgctgggttggaaaagaccttggagatcatcaagtgCAATCTGTGACATAACAGCACCTTATGAATTAAcccatggcaccaagtgccacatcatggccccgaggctgccagagctccaggagcctttggccaatgctctcaggcacaaggttggattgttggggtgtctgtgcagggccaggagttggactgggTGATCcctgggtcccttccagctcggGATATCCCCTGGTTTTATGAAATCTTTTGGATGCTTTGTTCCCCGTGTATTTCCATAATGAGCAGTACCAGCACCACGGCCTCACGGCCTGCCGAGCTTTAA
This is a stretch of genomic DNA from Ammospiza nelsoni isolate bAmmNel1 chromosome 18, bAmmNel1.pri, whole genome shotgun sequence. It encodes these proteins:
- the LOC132081494 gene encoding coiled-coil domain-containing protein 157-like; this translates as MAHLLGHRGCMESLRADLRDLQAAIADVCSRAGAVRFPSWKFPDKVSCELDIAVLLQRYRHSDSEPEFSQHAHVVLLELLIDR